Proteins from one Daphnia pulicaria isolate SC F1-1A chromosome 3, SC_F0-13Bv2, whole genome shotgun sequence genomic window:
- the LOC124328668 gene encoding uncharacterized protein LOC124328668: MAPQTAKTLRSAAKGLITKRINQLKAYEPDTMTMKKSDELEALKQDLKNKFEYFQQLSAKIKDELNAADTPPEDFETESDYIQDVEDDVRAAKVILNTKQKEWEIIKEDEERQKAADIERQKEEDRDKRLLHLLQQQQQQFQKLNTDNLQQVIAAIPAAVAPTVTVNAPAGVAQTTRLPQRQIRHFKGDILEWTSFWESFNTAVHSSSLSTVQKFDYLKEYLKGEARLFVENLELTDANYQIAIDELQKTYGKKEVLISAHFEKLDSLQSVRDAKDVAALRNLQLTIQSHISALETLGKGKSTYGSLLGTKLIKLVPYKLQEKWSEVETNDSTDIDCVLKFIRDQTEAAERFGRLKVAEKPKQAQSNPQPKHAPPPATASQLATGARMNSANPVKPNQKAENNSLHSNTGPREASRPCIFCNQGHWPSKCPKNLKERKAVIAELQRCTNCFGTRHANKDCTSPRNCNRCGGRHHTALCERKDTRFSDASGAGATSSTVSGNAATITTACASIFGDIVLKTATVFVIGPDGREKKTILFADKGSHRTWVLKSISEDLNLEKKQVESLSVRVFQQENESPPELKNLVEFKVRGTWQGAPIINLLALESEFIANTGPYIKSRFAEQLWLKDERLADDRFDRPQTEEEHPSGILVGMDQINLIIDSGAAIQSPCGLRAYNTPFGKMLGGPSKETSSKTGRNIIHNNLRQFNESFSSPVEKINLGDRKFQSPNPN, translated from the exons ATGGCTCCACAAACAGCAAAAACATTACGATCTGCAGCGAAAGGCCTTATCACAAAAAGGATTAATCAGCTGAAGGCGTACGAGCCAGACACAATGACGATGAAAAAGTCAGATGAGCTGGAAGCCCTTAAACAAGATCTGAAGAATAAGTTCGAATATTTTCAGCAGCTTTCAGCTAAAATTAAAGATGAACTGAATGCAGCGGATACCCCTCCAGAAGATTTCGAGACAGAAAGTGACTATATCCAAGATGTCGAAGACGATGTCAGAGCAGCCAAAGTAATTCTGAACACGAAACAGAAAGAATGGGAGATTATTaaggaagatgaagaaaggCAAAAAGCAGCGGATATAGAAaggcagaaagaagaagacagaGACAAGAGGCTTTTACATTTgctccagcagcaacagcaacagttcCAAAAGCTAAATACAGACAACTTGCAACAAGTAATAGCCGCAATCCCAGCAGCCGTCGCCCCCACTGTGACTGTGAACGCGCCGGCCGGAGTCGCACAAACAACGCGACTCCCACAACGACAGATTCGTCACTTCAAAGGCGATATCCTAGAGTGGACCTCATTTTGGGAGTCGTTCAACACAGCCGTGCATTCATCTAGCCTCTCAACGGtacaaaaatttgattatttaaaagaataccTTAAGGGGGAAGCCCGTCTGTTTGTCGAGAATTTAGAACTCACCGATGCCAACTACCAAATCGCCATCGACGAGTTGCAAAAAACTTATGGAAAAAAGGAGGTGCTGATCAGCgctcattttgaaaaattggattCTCTTCAGTCAGTAAGAGACGCGAAGGACGTAGCAGCTCTGCGAAACCTGCAGCTTACGATCCAATCCCACATCAGCGCATTGGAGACTCTCGGAAAAGGGAAATCTACCTACGGGAGCCTCCTTGGGACCAAACTAATCAAATTGGTCCCGTACAAACTTCAAGAGAAATGGTCAGAAGTGGAAACCAACGACTCTACAGATATCGACTGTGTTCTTAAGTTCATCCGTGATCAAACAGAGGCGGCGGAGAGATTCGGCAGATTGAAGGTAGCAGAAAAACCGAAACAAGCCCAAAGCAATCCGCAACCAAAACATGCACCACCTCCGGCTACAGCCTCGCAGTTGGCAACGGGAGCCAGAATGAATTCGGCTAACCCggtaaaaccaaatcaaaaagcAGAAAATAATTCTCTTCATTCCAACACAGGTCCCAGAGAAGCAAGTAGACCTTGCATCTTTTGTAATCAAGGGCACTGGCCATCGAAATGCCCAAAGAATTTAAAGGAGAGGAAAGCAGTGATAGCAGAGCTTCAAAGGTGCACGAACTGTTTTGGAACACGTCACGCGAACAAAGACTGTACTTCGCCGAGAAATTGCAATCGATGCGGCGGCCGACATCACACAGCTCTTTGTGAACGAAAAGACACAAGATTTTCAGATGCATCCGGAGCCGGGGCAACCAGCTCCACGGTGTCAGGAAACGCCGCGACCATCACTACAGCATGTGCAAGTATATTTGGCGATATTGTGTTAAAAACGGCGACAGTATTCGTGATCGGCCCGGATGGCCGAGAAAAGAAGACCATCCTGTTCGCCGACAAAGGAAGCCATAGAACATGGGTTCTTAAATCAATCTCCGAAGATCTTAATTTAGAGAAAAAACAGGTCGAGAGTCTCTCAGTCAGAGTGTTCCAGCAAGAGAATGAAAGTCCGCCGGAATTgaagaatttggtggaattcaaAGTGCGGGGCACCTGGCAAGGAGCCCCAATAATCAATCTTCTTGCTTTAGAGTCTGAATTCATCGCGAACACAGGCCCGTACATCAAGTCAAGATTTGCGGAGCAACTCTGGTTGAAAGACGAGAGGTTGGCAGACGATAGATTCGACAGACCTCAGACGGAAGAAGAACATCCATCCGGAATTTTGGTGGGCATGGACCAAATAAATTTGATCATAGACAGCGGAGCAGCCATCCAAAGCCCCTGCGGGTTGAGAGCCTACAACACGCCATTTGGAAAAATGCTAGGCGGCCCATCAAAAGAAACATCATCCAAAACTG GTCGTAACATCATACACAACAACTTGCGCCAGTTCAACGAAAGCTTTTCCAGTCCAGTCGAAAAAATCAACCTCGGAGACAGGAAATTCCAGTCTCCAAACCCCAACTGA